From Scleropages formosus chromosome 9, fSclFor1.1, whole genome shotgun sequence, one genomic window encodes:
- the LOC108935485 gene encoding glycogen debranching enzyme-like has product MLEWRPQLRYNMIHFTPLQKLGLSRSCYSLADQLELNPEFSPARKKYTWADVGKIVEMLRNEWSMVCITDVVYNHTGSQ; this is encoded by the exons ATGTTAGAGTGGCGCCCACAACTAA GGTACAACATGATACACTTCACACCTCTGCAGAAGTTAGGCTTGTCACGCTCATGCTACTCTCTGGCCGACCAACTGGAGCTGAACCCAGAGTTCTCTCCCGCCAGGAAGAAGTACACCTGGGCAGATGTGGGGAAGATTGTAGAGATGCTCAGGAACGAGTGGAGCATGGTCTGCATCACAGATGTGGTTTATAACCATACAG ggtcacagtga